A single region of the Glycine max cultivar Williams 82 chromosome 20, Glycine_max_v4.0, whole genome shotgun sequence genome encodes:
- the LOC100817530 gene encoding ATP sulfurylase 1, chloroplastic, protein MASMATFFTQTSFPSHSLSKTFDTHFAPSPKVNVFANFPARRHVGVRVSNALIEPDGGKLVELVVRDNSERDLKKGEALSLPRIKLSRIDLEWVHVLSEGWATPLRGFMREAEFLQTLHFNSLRLDDGSVVNMSVPIVLAIDDAQKHKIGDNKRVALFDSKGDPVAILNDVEIYKHPKEERIARTWGTTAPGLPYVEQTITNAGNWLIGGDLEVIEPIQYNDGLDHFRLSPAELRAEFTRRNADAVFAFQLRNPVHNGHALLMTDTRRRLLEMGYKNPVLLLHPLGGYTKADDVPLDWRMKQHEKVLEDGVLDPETTVVSIFPSPMHYAGPTEVQWHAKARINAGANFYIVGRDPAGMSHPVEKRDLYDADHGKKVLSMAPGLERLNILPFRVAAYDKTQGKMAFFDPSRPQDFLFISGTKMRTLARNKESPPDGFMCPGGWKVLVEYYDSLVLSSNGKVPEAVPA, encoded by the exons ATGGCGTCCATGGCCACTTTCTTCACCCAAACCTCCTTCCCCTCCCACTCTCTCTCCAAAACCTTCGATACCCATTTCGCCCCATCCCCGAAAGTCAACGTATTTGCGAACTTCCCGGCGAGGAGGCACGTGGGGGTTCGAGTTTCGAACGCGCTGATCGAACCAGACGGAGGGAAGCTGGTGGAGCTTGTGGTGAGGGATAATTCAGAAAGAGACTTGAAGAAGGGTGAGGCTCTTTCGTTGCCGAGGATCAAGCTTTCAAGGATTGACCTGGAGTGGGTCCATGTCCTCAGCGAAGGATGGGCCACACCCCTCAGAGGCTTCATGAGAGAAGCCGAGTTCCTCCAAACGCTTCATTTCAACTCTCTCCGACTCGATGATGGGTCGGTCGTGAACATGTCAGTGCCCATCGTGCTGGCTATTGATGATGCCCAGAAGCATAAGATCGGGGATAACAAAAGGGTTGCTCTTTTCGATTCCAAGGGAGACCCTGTTGCAATTCTCAATGA TGTTGAGATTTATAAGCATCCTAAAGAAGAAAGAATAGCCCGAACTTGGGGAACCACTGCCCCTGGCCTACCCTATGTTGAACAAACTATAACCAATGCTGGAAATTGGTTGATTGGGGGTGACCTAGAGGTCATTGAACCAATCCAGTACAATGATGGACTTGATCATTTTCGGCTGTCTCCAGCAGAACTCCGTGCAGAGTTCACAAGGCGCAATGCAGATGCTGTGTTTGCCTTCCAGCTCCGGAATCCTGTTCACAATGGCCACGCTTTGCTAATGACTGACACCCGTAGGCGGCTTCTTGAGATGGGTTATAAGAATCCTGTCCTCTTGCTTCATCCACTGGGAGGCTACACCAAAGCTGATGATGTCCCACTTGATTGGCGAATGAAACAACATGAGAAG GTACTTGAGGATGGTGTTCTTGATCCAGAGACCACTGTGGTATCCATATTCCCTTCTCCCATGCACTATGCTGGACCCACGGAGGTGCAGTGGCATGCAAAGGCTAGGATCAATGCAGGGGCTAACTTCTACATCGTTGGTCGTGACCCCGCAGGCATGAGCCATCCAGTTGAGAAAAGAGATCTGTATGATGCTGACCATGGGAAGAAAGTATTGAGCATGGCACCGGGACTAGAGCGTCTAAACATTCTTCCTTTCAGG GTTGCTGCATATGACAAGACTCAGGGTAAAATGGCATTCTTTGACCCTTCAAGGCCTCAGGACTTCCTGTTCATATCAGGCACAAAG ATGCGCACACTGGCAAGGAACAAAGAAAGCCCTCCTGATGGATTTATGTGCCCTGGTGGTTGGAAGGTACTGGTTGAATACTATGATAGCTTAGTACTCTCAAGCAATGGCAAAGTGCCGGAAGCTGTTCCAGCTTAA
- the LOC100818057 gene encoding mediator of RNA polymerase II transcription subunit 31 isoform X2, with amino-acid sequence MASKIESENSTDTSPSSPKNIYKDPDDGQQRFLLELEFVQCLANPTYIHYLAQNRYFEDEAFIGYLKYLQYWQRPEYIKFIMYPHCLYFLELLQNANFRNAMAHPTNKELAHRQQFYFWKNYRNNRLKHILPRSLPEPATPAAPAPASTPSQAPVSALPPVPATSVAVTAAPSQAPSPMPYVMPPGSGLAKNDMRNPTVDNRRKRK; translated from the exons ATGGCTTCTAAAATCGAAAGCGAGAATTCAACCGATACTTCTCCATCATC GCCAAAGAACATATACAAAGATCCAGATGATGGGCAGCAGCGGTTTTTGCTTGAATTGGAGTTTGTTCAGTGCCTTGCCAATCCTACCTACATCCACT ATTTGGCTCAGAATCGATACTTTGAGGATGAAGCATTCATTGGATACTTAAAGTATCTTCAATATTGGCAACGCCctgaatatattaaatttattat GTATCCTCATTGCCTCTATTTTCTTGAGCTGCTTCAGAATGCAAATTTTCGCAACGCAATGGCACATCCAACCAATAAG gAACTGGCACACAGACAGCAATTCTACTTCTGGAAGAACTATAGGAACAATCGGCTAAAACACATTTTACCAAGATCACTTCCTGAACCTGCCACACCTGCAGCTCCTGCTCCTGCTTCAACTCCATCTCAGGCACCTGTGTCTGCACTACCACCAGTACCTGCAACAAGTGTTGCTGTGACAGCAGCACCTTCTCAAGCTCCTTCCCCAATGCCATATGTTATGCCCCCTGGCTCTGGTCTTGCAAAAAATGACATGAGGAATCCTACAGTTGATAATAGAAGGAAGAGAAA ATGA
- the LOC100818057 gene encoding mediator of RNA polymerase II transcription subunit 31 isoform X1, giving the protein MASKIESENSTDTSPSSPKNIYKDPDDGQQRFLLELEFVQCLANPTYIHYLAQNRYFEDEAFIGYLKYLQYWQRPEYIKFIMYPHCLYFLELLQNANFRNAMAHPTNKELAHRQQFYFWKNYRNNRLKHILPRSLPEPATPAAPAPASTPSQAPVSALPPVPATSVAVTAAPSQAPSPMPYVMPPGSGLAKNDMRNPTVDNRRKRK; this is encoded by the exons ATGGCTTCTAAAATCGAAAGCGAGAATTCAACCGATACTTCTCCATCATC GCCAAAGAACATATACAAAGATCCAGATGATGGGCAGCAGCGGTTTTTGCTTGAATTGGAGTTTGTTCAGTGCCTTGCCAATCCTACCTACATCCACT ATTTGGCTCAGAATCGATACTTTGAGGATGAAGCATTCATTGGATACTTAAAGTATCTTCAATATTGGCAACGCCctgaatatattaaatttattat GTATCCTCATTGCCTCTATTTTCTTGAGCTGCTTCAGAATGCAAATTTTCGCAACGCAATGGCACATCCAACCAATAAG gAACTGGCACACAGACAGCAATTCTACTTCTGGAAGAACTATAGGAACAATCGGCTAAAACACATTTTACCAAGATCACTTCCTGAACCTGCCACACCTGCAGCTCCTGCTCCTGCTTCAACTCCATCTCAGGCACCTGTGTCTGCACTACCACCAGTACCTGCAACAAGTGTTGCTGTGACAGCAGCACCTTCTCAAGCTCCTTCCCCAATGCCATATGTTATGCCCCCTGGCTCTGGTCTTGCAAAAAATGACATGAGGAATCCTACAGTTGATAATAGAAGGAAGAGAAAGTGA
- the LOC100818597 gene encoding uncharacterized protein has protein sequence MNERGKKKKHVREPPSVPFIWEVKPGIPKKDWKPEAEIPITPLKLIASVPFVWEEKPGKPLPNFSVDHPVPSKPLLIHVASSSGFSVACNFGHDDKEKGSLSLSSSDNESITTLDLEAFSFDEDESFISSVPSLLANCLVPSAKVPTAIPLRETTPSSPTSSETDSGTSSYATGLSSPIGATFLECLFPLYPPKSCFLESDENLEKVTSSAQELRKKELDLEDCAGDSVRRPPTLGELIMMSRRRSCRRKAVQMKKWDPPKKITRKQAFGCFSVVTDNNMIEGLLKRKYFPRLKLV, from the exons atgaatgaaagaggaaagaagaagaagcatgtTAGGGAACCACCTTCAGTTCCTTTCATATGGGAAGTAAAGCCAGGCATTCCTAAGAAAGATTGGAAGCCAGAGGCAGAGATCCCTATAACCCCACTCAAACTAATTGCCTCAGTTCCCTTTGTTTGGGAAGAAAAGCCAGGAAAACCCCTTCCCAATTTCTCAGTGGACCACCCAGTGCCTTCAAAGCCATTACTTATTCATGTAGCATCTTCTTCAGGATTTTCTGTTGCATGCAACTTTGGCCATGATGACAAAGAGAAAGGAAGCTTAAGCTTAAGCAGCAGTGACAATGAAAGCATAACTACCTTAGACCTTGAAGCATTTAGCTTTGATGAAGATGAGTCTTTTATTAGTTCAGTTCCCTCATTGCTTGCAAATTGTCTTGTACCATCAGCAAAAGTTCCCACTGCCATTCCACTGAGGGAAACCACCCCATCCTCACCAACCTCCTCAGAGACAGACAGTGGCACAAGCAGCTATGCAACAGGCTTATCAAGTCCAATTGGTGCTACTTTCCTTGAGTGTCTATTTCCTTTGTATCCACCTAAGTCTTGCTTCCTTGAAAGTGATGAGAATTTGGAAAAAGTAACTTCAAGTGCACAAGAACTAAGAAAGAAagagcttgatcttgaagattGTGCCGGTGACTCGGTAAGGAGGCCACCAACACTTGGAGAGCTGATTATGATGAGCCGAAGAAGAAGCTGCAGAAGGAAAGCAGTACAAATGAAAAAATGGGATCCACCAAAG AAAATCACAAGAAAGCAAGCTTTTGGATGCTTCTCCGTTGTAACTGACAACAATATGATTGAAGGGCTGCTAAAGAGAAAGTATTTTCCCAGACTGAAACTGGTATAG